The following coding sequences are from one Bradyrhizobium sp. 200 window:
- a CDS encoding GFA family protein: MTGSSNRLTGGCQCGALRYEWLEKPTHSSVCFCRMCQKASGQPFMGLTGGERENLRWTRGTLSIFKSSNMVERGFCRDCGTPLTYSFVSAGHISVAINSLDDPEAMPPTRQFDIESKVSWVDGIHTLRASKADDWLEAKGVTLVSNQHPDKPD, translated from the coding sequence ATGACCGGATCAAGCAATCGACTGACCGGCGGCTGCCAGTGTGGAGCGCTGCGTTACGAGTGGCTGGAGAAACCGACGCATTCGAGTGTCTGTTTTTGCCGGATGTGCCAGAAGGCGTCCGGCCAGCCCTTCATGGGCTTGACCGGCGGTGAGCGAGAGAACTTGCGCTGGACGCGCGGCACGTTGTCGATCTTCAAGAGCTCCAACATGGTCGAGCGCGGCTTCTGCCGCGATTGCGGTACGCCGCTGACGTACTCTTTCGTCAGCGCCGGGCACATCAGCGTCGCGATCAACAGTCTCGATGATCCCGAAGCGATGCCGCCGACTCGGCAGTTCGACATCGAGAGCAAGGTCTCCTGGGTCGACGGCATTCACACGTTGCGCGCGTCGAAGGCCGACGATTGGCTCGAGGCCAAGGGTGTAACTCTCGTTAGCAATCAACATCCGGACAAGCCGGATTGA
- the guaB gene encoding IMP dehydrogenase yields MAQGLQGIREAFTFDDVLLKPGLSDILPSEADIRSHVTRAIPLNIPIIASAMDTVTEARMAIAMAQAGGVGVIHRNFDPDGQAAQVRQVKKYESGMVVNPLTIGPDAMLSDALALMKDHGFSGIPVVTGAGKNSPGKLIGILTNRDVRFATDPKQKVSELMTHENLVTVREGVSQDEAKRMLHKHRIEKLLVVDDQYRCVGLITVKDMEKAVAHPLACKDEHGRLRVAAATTVGEGGFERTERLIDAGVDLIVVDTAHGHSSRVLEAVNRIKRLSNAVQVIAGNIATKEGAQALIDAGADSIKVGIGPGSICTTRIVAGVGVPQLTAIMDAVEAAKKANVPVIADGGIKYSGDLAKALAAGADIAMVGSLLAGTDETPGEVFLWQGRSYKAYRGMGSVGAMARGSADRYFQQDIKDTLKLVPEGIEGQVPYKGPVGNVMHQLAGGLRAAMGYVGARNLAEFHEKAQFVRITGAGLRESHVHDVTITRESPNYPGGA; encoded by the coding sequence ATGGCGCAGGGACTTCAGGGTATCCGTGAAGCCTTCACGTTCGACGATGTGCTTCTGAAGCCCGGTCTCTCGGATATCCTGCCGTCCGAGGCAGATATCCGCTCCCACGTGACCCGCGCAATCCCGCTCAACATCCCGATCATCGCCTCCGCGATGGACACGGTCACCGAAGCCCGAATGGCGATCGCGATGGCGCAAGCCGGCGGCGTCGGCGTCATCCACCGCAATTTCGATCCCGACGGACAGGCCGCGCAGGTCCGGCAGGTCAAGAAGTATGAATCCGGCATGGTGGTCAATCCGCTGACCATCGGTCCTGACGCGATGCTGTCGGACGCGCTGGCGCTGATGAAGGATCACGGTTTTTCCGGCATTCCCGTCGTCACCGGCGCCGGCAAGAACTCACCCGGCAAGCTGATCGGCATTCTCACCAACCGCGACGTCCGCTTTGCGACCGACCCGAAGCAAAAAGTCTCGGAACTGATGACGCATGAAAATCTCGTCACCGTGCGCGAGGGCGTCAGCCAGGACGAGGCCAAGCGGATGCTGCACAAGCACCGGATCGAAAAGCTGCTTGTTGTCGACGACCAGTACCGCTGCGTCGGCCTGATCACCGTGAAGGACATGGAGAAGGCGGTCGCGCATCCGCTCGCCTGCAAGGACGAGCATGGTCGCTTGCGGGTGGCTGCCGCGACCACGGTCGGCGAGGGCGGTTTTGAGCGCACCGAACGGCTGATCGACGCCGGCGTCGACCTGATCGTAGTCGATACCGCGCACGGCCATTCCTCGCGCGTGCTGGAGGCGGTCAACCGCATCAAACGCCTTTCCAACGCCGTGCAGGTCATCGCCGGCAACATCGCCACGAAAGAGGGCGCGCAGGCGCTGATCGATGCTGGCGCGGATTCGATCAAGGTCGGCATCGGCCCGGGCTCGATCTGCACCACGCGCATCGTCGCCGGCGTCGGCGTGCCGCAGCTCACCGCGATCATGGATGCGGTGGAAGCGGCGAAGAAGGCCAACGTGCCTGTTATCGCCGACGGCGGCATCAAATATTCCGGCGATCTGGCGAAAGCGCTCGCCGCCGGCGCCGACATCGCCATGGTCGGTTCGCTGCTCGCCGGCACCGACGAGACGCCGGGCGAAGTGTTTCTGTGGCAGGGCCGTTCCTACAAGGCCTATCGCGGCATGGGCTCGGTCGGCGCGATGGCGCGCGGCTCCGCCGACCGCTACTTCCAGCAGGACATCAAGGATACGCTGAAGCTGGTGCCCGAGGGCATCGAGGGCCAGGTGCCGTACAAGGGCCCGGTCGGCAACGTCATGCACCAGCTCGCCGGCGGCTTGCGCGCCGCGATGGGCTATGTCGGCGCCCGCAATCTCGCCGAATTCCACGAGAAGGCCCAGTTCGTCCGCATCACCGGTGCAGGCCTGCGCGAAAGCCACGTCCACGACGTGACGATTACGCGCGAAAGCCCGAACTATCCGGGTGGGGCTTAA
- a CDS encoding helix-turn-helix transcriptional regulator — MSEDTLAKASTVKGNVQFIHTPSGDDLAVLPRSEYDRLVTLAAEAQEDAAASRVVRNSARALREGREVVLPKAVADRLANGDNPVRVLRDWRGMIQGELAVAVGISQNYLSEIENGRRKGPAELQKKFARALGVPVDLLID, encoded by the coding sequence ATGAGTGAGGACACTTTGGCAAAGGCCAGTACCGTAAAAGGCAACGTCCAGTTCATTCATACGCCGAGTGGCGACGATCTCGCGGTGCTGCCGCGTAGCGAATATGATCGGCTGGTCACTTTAGCCGCTGAGGCTCAGGAGGATGCCGCCGCAAGCCGGGTCGTCCGCAATTCCGCGCGTGCACTCCGGGAGGGGCGGGAAGTTGTGCTGCCCAAAGCTGTGGCCGATCGACTCGCAAATGGCGACAACCCGGTGCGCGTCCTCCGCGACTGGCGCGGCATGATTCAAGGCGAGTTGGCGGTGGCGGTTGGGATCAGCCAGAACTACCTGTCTGAAATCGAAAACGGACGGCGCAAAGGGCCCGCCGAATTGCAGAAGAAATTCGCTCGCGCGCTTGGCGTGCCGGTAGACCTTTTGATTGACTAA
- a CDS encoding glucose 1-dehydrogenase encodes MAGILDGKVALITGGASGIGQATAVVMAREGARVAVADRTEADAAATVALINAAGGQAIAVGGDVTREADVAAMVTRTVSAFGRIDCAFNNAGIAGRAVGPAGQRSHELSQEAFDTMLAVNLRGVFLCLKHEVAQMLAQGGGGAIVNTASIAGLIGLATSAHYVAAKHGVVGLTKSAAIEYAQDGIRVNCVNPGYIATPMTKETMEERGAEILAKVPMRRMGVPGEIAEAVAWMCSDKASFMTGATHVVDGGYYAA; translated from the coding sequence ATGGCAGGAATTCTTGATGGCAAGGTAGCGCTGATCACTGGTGGGGCCTCCGGGATCGGGCAGGCGACCGCGGTGGTGATGGCGCGAGAAGGCGCGCGGGTGGCGGTGGCCGATCGCACCGAGGCGGACGCCGCGGCGACGGTCGCGCTGATCAATGCGGCCGGCGGCCAGGCGATCGCCGTCGGCGGCGACGTGACGCGTGAAGCCGACGTGGCTGCGATGGTGACCCGCACGGTCTCGGCCTTCGGCCGGATCGATTGCGCATTCAACAATGCGGGGATCGCCGGACGCGCCGTCGGACCGGCGGGCCAGCGTTCGCATGAGCTCAGTCAGGAGGCGTTTGACACCATGCTGGCGGTGAACTTGAGGGGCGTCTTCCTCTGCCTCAAGCACGAAGTCGCGCAGATGCTGGCGCAAGGCGGTGGTGGCGCGATCGTCAACACGGCTTCCATCGCCGGACTGATTGGCCTCGCCACCTCGGCCCACTACGTGGCGGCCAAGCACGGCGTGGTCGGGCTGACCAAGAGCGCGGCGATCGAATATGCCCAGGACGGCATCCGCGTGAACTGCGTCAATCCCGGTTATATCGCGACGCCGATGACCAAGGAGACGATGGAAGAACGCGGCGCGGAAATACTGGCCAAGGTGCCGATGCGGCGCATGGGCGTTCCCGGCGAGATCGCGGAAGCCGTGGCGTGGATGTGTTCGGACAAGGCGTCCTTCATGACCGGTGCGACGCACGTCGTCGACGGCGGATATTACGCCGCATAA
- a CDS encoding MAPEG family protein — protein sequence MSLQMVLLPVFVLVGLTFFLMLWMVTARTKAVKARETSLKDIAAGQPKYPARVAQIGNCFSNQFEVPVLFYFLIALALPLRRADLFIVLMSWVFVVTRFAHAGIFVTSNNIQQRSLAWFAGVLVLLAMWIYFALKLLLLI from the coding sequence ATGTCGCTTCAAATGGTTTTGCTGCCGGTCTTTGTTCTGGTCGGGCTCACTTTCTTCCTGATGCTGTGGATGGTGACGGCCCGCACCAAGGCGGTGAAGGCCCGGGAAACCAGCCTGAAGGACATCGCGGCGGGGCAGCCGAAATATCCGGCCCGCGTCGCCCAGATCGGCAATTGCTTCTCAAATCAGTTCGAAGTACCCGTCCTGTTCTACTTCCTGATCGCGCTGGCGCTGCCGCTGCGCCGGGCCGATCTCTTCATCGTGCTGATGTCCTGGGTGTTCGTGGTGACCCGATTTGCCCATGCCGGCATTTTCGTCACGTCGAACAACATCCAGCAGCGCAGCCTGGCCTGGTTTGCCGGCGTGCTGGTGCTATTGGCAATGTGGATCTACTTCGCGCTGAAGCTGCTGCTTCTGATTTAG
- a CDS encoding alpha/beta hydrolase has product MGFLSAAAIFVGAISSAFADETVNIGGSRAVLIKPGAPRASVILIPGGDGVINAGDNGDIRGLKFNQLVRTRHAYAARGLAVLVVDANTPLDSAIQYMAAIKRPVTIVATSRGTIRAAQWIARGARPDALVLTSGFLSAESGSGQNVMSILGSPASLPRTLVIHHSQDSCRVTLPAGVEPFVKWSAGRARVTWLSGGVNEGDPCQARGHHGFNGIDGRVVGLAASFR; this is encoded by the coding sequence ATCGGCTTTTTGAGCGCCGCGGCAATCTTTGTTGGCGCGATCAGTTCGGCGTTTGCCGATGAGACGGTCAACATCGGCGGCTCCCGCGCCGTGCTGATCAAGCCAGGCGCGCCGCGGGCGAGCGTGATCCTGATCCCGGGCGGCGACGGCGTCATTAATGCGGGCGACAATGGCGATATCCGCGGTCTCAAGTTCAACCAGCTTGTTCGTACCCGGCACGCCTATGCGGCGCGGGGGCTCGCGGTGCTCGTGGTCGACGCCAATACCCCGCTCGATAGCGCTATTCAGTATATGGCTGCGATCAAGCGGCCGGTGACCATCGTCGCCACCAGCCGCGGCACGATCCGCGCCGCGCAGTGGATTGCGCGCGGGGCCCGGCCGGACGCGCTGGTGCTGACGTCAGGATTTCTCAGCGCCGAATCCGGCAGCGGTCAAAATGTGATGTCGATCCTGGGCTCGCCGGCATCGCTGCCGCGCACGCTGGTCATCCATCACAGCCAGGATAGTTGCCGGGTGACCTTGCCGGCCGGAGTTGAGCCGTTCGTCAAGTGGTCAGCCGGTCGGGCACGGGTGACCTGGCTCAGCGGCGGCGTCAACGAAGGCGACCCCTGTCAGGCCCGGGGCCATCATGGCTTTAACGGCATTGACGGTCGGGTGGTCGGCCTTGCGGCGAGCTTCCGCTAA
- a CDS encoding RsmB/NOP family class I SAM-dependent RNA methyltransferase, translating to MTPAARLSAAIELIETIDVQRVPAAKALKEWGTAHRYAGSGDRAAISGLIWDVLRRRASSAWLMDADTPRARVLGMMRLERGMTTEAIAALCDGGRFAPEPLSEAERSALTSRTLDGAPPHIAGDYPEWLDAHLAAVFGDDRVAEATAMASRAPLDLRVNTLKAKREKVLASLRHLGAQETPWSPIGLRIELGADARNPGIHAEEDFIKGAVEVQDEGSQLAALFSAAKPGEQVIDLCAGAGGKTLALAAMMQGKGRLIATDRDKRQFAPIYERLSRAGVHNADVRAPKGDSDPLSDIKASADLVLIDAPCTGTGTWRRNPDAKWRMRPGALEVRLKDQAEVLDRASALVKPGGRIAYVTCSVLPAENGEQVRAFIARHPEFSIQPLNETASVLWDKAEDFENAARQSPEGWLMTPRRTGTDGFFVSILRRNSS from the coding sequence ATGACTCCCGCTGCCCGGCTGTCCGCCGCCATCGAACTGATCGAGACCATCGACGTGCAACGCGTTCCCGCGGCAAAGGCGCTGAAGGAGTGGGGCACCGCGCATCGCTATGCCGGCTCGGGCGACCGCGCCGCGATTTCGGGCCTGATCTGGGACGTGCTGCGGCGGCGGGCGTCGAGCGCCTGGCTGATGGACGCCGACACGCCGCGGGCGCGCGTGCTCGGCATGATGCGGCTCGAGCGCGGCATGACTACCGAGGCGATTGCCGCGCTGTGCGATGGCGGACGTTTTGCGCCGGAACCGCTGAGCGAGGCCGAGCGATCAGCGCTCACCTCGCGCACCCTCGACGGCGCGCCGCCGCACATTGCCGGCGACTATCCGGAATGGCTGGATGCGCATCTGGCCGCCGTGTTCGGCGACGACCGCGTGGCCGAGGCCACCGCGATGGCAAGCCGCGCGCCGCTTGATCTGCGCGTCAACACGCTGAAGGCCAAGCGCGAAAAAGTTCTCGCCTCGCTCAGGCATCTCGGCGCGCAGGAAACGCCGTGGTCGCCGATTGGCCTGCGCATCGAGCTCGGCGCCGACGCGCGCAATCCCGGCATTCACGCCGAGGAGGATTTCATCAAGGGCGCCGTCGAGGTGCAGGACGAGGGCTCGCAACTGGCCGCATTGTTCTCGGCGGCAAAGCCCGGCGAGCAGGTGATCGATCTCTGCGCCGGCGCCGGCGGCAAGACGCTGGCGCTCGCGGCGATGATGCAAGGCAAGGGGAGATTGATCGCGACCGACCGCGACAAGCGCCAGTTCGCGCCGATCTATGAGCGGCTGTCGCGAGCCGGCGTCCACAATGCCGATGTGCGCGCGCCGAAAGGCGACAGCGATCCATTGTCTGACATCAAGGCCTCGGCCGATCTCGTGCTGATCGACGCGCCCTGCACCGGCACCGGTACCTGGCGCCGCAACCCCGATGCCAAATGGCGCATGCGCCCCGGCGCGCTCGAAGTTCGCTTGAAGGACCAGGCCGAAGTGCTTGATCGCGCGAGCGCACTGGTCAAGCCGGGCGGCCGCATCGCCTATGTCACCTGCTCGGTGCTCCCTGCGGAAAACGGCGAGCAGGTGCGTGCGTTCATCGCGCGCCATCCGGAATTTTCGATTCAGCCACTGAACGAGACGGCGAGCGTGCTATGGGACAAGGCCGAAGATTTCGAAAACGCCGCGCGGCAGTCTCCCGAAGGCTGGCTGATGACGCCGCGCCGCACCGGCACGGACGGTTTTTTTGTATCGATACTGAGAAGGAATTCGTCGTGA
- a CDS encoding metallophosphoesterase, with the protein MSEFRLTQISDTHLARRLQKLTDNFHRVGEHIDATRPDLVINSGDISFDGPTSRSDLEFAKELHDALPVPCRLLPGNHDIGDNPTAVGPAPKQPATEDERRKYLSVIGEDYWRFDAAGWCFIGLNSLIMNTGIESEAEQFGWLVSELASVNGKPVALFLHKPLYLNTPEDPEIEASAIRYVPQPRRKQVIELFGDVDLRLVASGHVHQRRDFTFGHTRHVWAPSAGFVIPDRMQDVIGVKEVGLVEYRFQPDSFEVRHVRAPGQTDVSLDTLIDSKSPNG; encoded by the coding sequence ATGTCCGAATTCCGCCTGACGCAAATTTCCGACACCCACCTCGCCCGCCGTCTGCAAAAACTCACCGACAATTTTCACCGTGTCGGCGAACATATCGACGCGACGCGCCCGGATCTCGTGATCAACAGCGGCGACATTTCCTTCGACGGGCCCACCAGCCGCAGCGATCTCGAATTCGCGAAAGAATTGCATGACGCGCTGCCGGTGCCGTGCAGGCTCTTGCCCGGCAATCACGACATCGGCGACAACCCGACGGCGGTCGGCCCCGCGCCAAAGCAACCGGCGACCGAGGACGAGCGGCGGAAATATCTGTCCGTCATCGGCGAGGACTATTGGCGTTTCGACGCGGCTGGCTGGTGTTTTATCGGGCTGAACTCGCTGATCATGAACACCGGCATCGAGAGCGAGGCCGAGCAGTTCGGTTGGCTGGTCTCAGAACTTGCAAGCGTGAACGGCAAGCCTGTGGCACTGTTCCTGCACAAGCCGCTCTATCTGAACACGCCCGAGGATCCCGAGATTGAAGCATCCGCGATCCGCTACGTGCCTCAGCCCCGGCGCAAGCAGGTAATCGAGTTGTTCGGCGATGTCGATTTGCGGTTGGTGGCAAGCGGTCACGTTCACCAGCGCCGCGACTTCACCTTTGGCCACACCCGCCACGTCTGGGCACCGTCCGCCGGCTTCGTCATTCCCGACCGGATGCAGGACGTGATCGGCGTCAAGGAAGTCGGGCTGGTGGAGTATCGTTTCCAGCCCGACAGTTTTGAAGTCCGGCACGTCCGGGCGCCGGGACAGACCGATGTTAGCCTGGATACGCTGATTGACAGCAAATCCCCGAATGGATGA
- a CDS encoding dienelactone hydrolase family protein: MRFRDQDIVFNGAKGQSKGQNLEIPTANPVNYFHVISNSADLPRLAIDGKLFLPSSEHRKRNGKLPLVMVVPGSLGVAPSHVKHAETVVDDGFAAFVLDSFGARDVTSTVANQTQFSFAASAYDVLAAWQVLSVHPEIDASRIGAQGHSRGGSAVLTAATRRFADAVVGAGAGFRSVLAAYPWSGHQFLDPSVDETEIRVLMGDADEWCSPMQVQGHIQAIRLSGSKATMRLIGGAQHSFDRGTGIENVPDASVSPAAPTAYIANDGAFIHPLTSVADSKLVDRDLMVYALKAGYGRKGARIGSHDGDAELFKTDMQAFWRRTLG; this comes from the coding sequence TTGCGTTTTCGCGATCAGGACATCGTCTTCAACGGCGCCAAAGGACAAAGCAAGGGACAGAATCTCGAAATCCCCACCGCCAATCCGGTCAACTACTTCCACGTCATCAGCAATTCTGCCGACCTGCCGCGGCTAGCGATCGACGGCAAGCTGTTCCTGCCATCCTCCGAACATCGCAAACGCAACGGAAAGCTCCCGCTTGTCATGGTGGTGCCGGGCAGCCTCGGCGTCGCACCCTCGCACGTCAAACATGCCGAAACGGTGGTCGACGACGGCTTTGCCGCCTTCGTGCTCGACAGCTTTGGCGCGCGCGACGTGACGTCCACCGTCGCCAACCAGACCCAGTTCTCCTTTGCCGCCAGCGCCTATGACGTGCTGGCGGCCTGGCAGGTGCTGTCAGTGCATCCGGAGATCGACGCTTCCCGGATCGGCGCGCAAGGCCACAGCCGCGGCGGCTCGGCGGTGCTGACGGCTGCGACGCGCCGCTTTGCCGATGCGGTGGTCGGCGCCGGCGCAGGTTTTCGCAGCGTGCTCGCCGCCTATCCCTGGAGCGGCCATCAGTTCCTCGATCCATCCGTCGATGAAACCGAAATCCGCGTCCTCATGGGCGATGCGGACGAGTGGTGTTCGCCGATGCAGGTGCAGGGCCACATCCAGGCCATCCGCCTTTCCGGCAGCAAGGCGACGATGCGGCTGATCGGCGGCGCGCAGCACAGCTTTGACCGCGGCACTGGCATCGAGAACGTTCCCGACGCATCCGTCTCCCCTGCCGCGCCCACGGCCTATATCGCCAATGACGGCGCCTTCATTCATCCGCTCACCAGTGTTGCGGACAGCAAGCTCGTCGATCGCGACCTGATGGTCTATGCGCTGAAGGCCGGCTACGGCCGCAAGGGCGCCAGAATTGGAAGCCACGACGGCGATGCAGAGCTGTTTAAAACAGATATGCAAGCTTTCTGGCGGCGGACGCTGGGCTGA
- a CDS encoding acriflavin resistance protein, whose protein sequence is MNITSPILNGAGRAAELPADSVTSFLRAMGLSDSLDGGLGVIMSGLAGIAAALAVAIVLSVYFRSGYRSRRDVFKHSLAASAVLVLLAFVVSDMRNAALAYLGLNPAKPAVEFEIRLPKAVLATAADTQVELLTDRNQKLAKVQENLASAPDGRSILRGTVTLDYRTTERAMVLNLPGRAQGTFRLRLPASPSRSHGFGPWHLADGIVPANGDTVTSELHDAFAIRYRVL, encoded by the coding sequence ATGAACATCACTTCCCCGATCCTGAACGGCGCCGGCCGCGCGGCCGAGCTGCCCGCCGATTCCGTGACGTCCTTTCTGCGGGCGATGGGGCTCAGCGACAGCCTCGATGGCGGCCTTGGCGTCATCATGTCGGGATTGGCCGGCATCGCCGCGGCGCTGGCGGTTGCGATCGTGCTGTCGGTTTATTTTCGCAGCGGCTACCGCAGCCGGCGCGACGTCTTCAAGCACAGCCTCGCCGCCTCCGCCGTGCTCGTCCTGCTCGCCTTCGTCGTCTCGGACATGCGGAACGCGGCACTGGCCTATCTCGGCCTCAATCCGGCGAAGCCTGCGGTGGAATTTGAAATACGCCTGCCGAAGGCCGTGCTCGCGACCGCCGCCGACACCCAGGTCGAGCTGCTGACCGACCGGAACCAGAAGCTCGCCAAGGTTCAGGAGAATCTGGCCTCCGCCCCCGACGGCCGCAGCATTCTGCGCGGAACGGTGACGCTCGATTACCGCACCACCGAGCGCGCGATGGTGCTGAACCTGCCCGGCCGGGCCCAGGGCACATTCCGCCTGCGGCTGCCGGCGAGCCCGTCGCGTTCCCACGGGTTCGGGCCGTGGCATCTGGCCGACGGCATCGTTCCCGCCAATGGCGACACGGTGACATCAGAACTTCATGACGCCTTCGCGATCCGTTATCGCGTGCTCTGA
- a CDS encoding NADP-dependent oxidoreductase translates to MSQGKRIVLASRPVGEPKPSDFRLEECPVPTPGAGEVLLRTIWLSLDPYMRGRMSDGPSYAQPVPINGVMEGGTVSEVIASNNPSFAKGDIVLSRAGWQTHAISDGKGLAKIDPKIAPISTAVGVLGMPGMTAYTGLLDIGKPQAGETVVVAAASGAVGSAVGQIAKIKGARAVGIAGGKDKCAYVKKELGFDDCLDHRDPDLAAKLKDACPKGIDVYFENVGGAVFEAVFPLLNAFARIPVCGLIAHYNDTQAVAPKWAPAMMRAVLTKRLTIRGFIVSDFAARHGDFLRDMSGWVREGKVKHKEFVTEGLDSAPGAFMGLLKGANFGKQLVRVGPDKV, encoded by the coding sequence ATGTCCCAGGGCAAACGCATCGTCCTCGCTTCTCGCCCCGTCGGCGAGCCAAAGCCCTCCGATTTCCGCCTTGAGGAATGCCCGGTGCCGACGCCCGGCGCGGGCGAAGTCCTCCTGCGCACCATCTGGCTCTCGCTCGATCCCTACATGCGCGGCCGCATGAGCGACGGGCCGTCCTATGCCCAGCCGGTGCCGATCAACGGCGTGATGGAAGGCGGCACGGTGAGCGAGGTGATCGCCTCCAATAATCCTTCATTCGCCAAGGGAGACATCGTGCTGTCGCGCGCCGGCTGGCAGACGCACGCCATCTCCGACGGCAAGGGCCTGGCAAAGATCGATCCCAAGATTGCGCCGATCTCGACCGCGGTCGGCGTGCTCGGCATGCCCGGCATGACCGCCTATACGGGCCTGCTCGATATCGGCAAGCCGCAGGCCGGTGAGACCGTGGTCGTTGCGGCCGCCTCCGGCGCAGTCGGCTCGGCCGTCGGCCAGATCGCGAAGATCAAGGGCGCACGCGCGGTCGGCATTGCCGGCGGCAAGGACAAATGCGCCTATGTCAAGAAAGAGCTCGGCTTCGACGATTGCCTCGATCATCGCGATCCCGATCTCGCCGCGAAGCTGAAAGACGCCTGCCCGAAGGGCATCGACGTCTATTTCGAAAATGTCGGCGGCGCGGTGTTCGAGGCGGTGTTCCCGCTGCTCAACGCGTTCGCGCGCATTCCCGTCTGCGGCCTGATCGCGCATTACAACGATACGCAGGCGGTGGCGCCGAAATGGGCGCCGGCGATGATGCGCGCCGTGCTGACCAAGCGCCTCACCATCCGCGGCTTCATCGTCAGCGATTTCGCCGCGCGTCACGGCGATTTCCTGCGCGACATGTCGGGCTGGGTGCGCGAGGGCAAGGTCAAGCACAAGGAATTCGTCACCGAAGGCCTCGACAGCGCGCCTGGCGCGTTCATGGGTCTCTTGAAGGGCGCCAATTTCGGCAAGCAGTTGGTGCGCGTCGGGCCCGACAAGGTGTGA
- a CDS encoding DHCW motif cupin fold protein, with protein sequence MKIPTLPFTVTDWSGVAATTHAGETGEALWRTLNIGDLRVRMVEYSPGYLADHWCDRGHVLYVLEGELDSELRDGRKFKLKPGMSYQVSDFGDAAHRSSTKTGAKLFIVD encoded by the coding sequence ATGAAAATTCCGACACTCCCCTTTACCGTCACCGACTGGAGCGGCGTCGCCGCGACCACGCACGCCGGAGAAACCGGCGAAGCGCTCTGGCGTACCCTCAACATCGGGGACTTGCGCGTGCGGATGGTCGAATATTCGCCGGGCTATCTCGCCGATCACTGGTGCGACCGCGGCCATGTGCTCTACGTGCTGGAAGGCGAACTCGACAGCGAACTGCGCGACGGGCGCAAGTTCAAGCTCAAGCCGGGCATGAGCTACCAGGTGTCGGATTTCGGCGATGCCGCGCACCGGTCGTCGACGAAGACCGGCGCGAAGCTGTTCATCGTGGATTGA